One Actinoplanes missouriensis 431 DNA segment encodes these proteins:
- a CDS encoding RNA polymerase sigma factor, whose translation MDALSRAESAARTGYGRLLALLATSSGDLAAAEDALADAFERAVRTWPERGVPANPDGWLLTVARNRLRDGWRSARARRTVALDVERDAPAHLDAIDVDAIPDRRLELMLVCAHPAIDPAVHTPLMLNTVLGYTAEQIGRAFTLPGPAMATRLVRAKRRIKAAGIPFRIPDRGDLPGRMAAVLEAVYGAYAIEAPAGLGPPVEISAPAGLSSPGRVGSPVELAEVLARVAPGDPEARGLAALVLLCAARAGARVDAAGRFVPLAGQDPAGWDRRLIARAHEHLRAAHAAGRLGRFQLEAAIQALHCTPGADPRTLLDLHRILHRLAPSLGSGVALAAVTADTEGPAAGLTLLDTLTAGAGAAGAAGGRFQPARAVRADLLRRLGREDEAASEYAAATALTTDPAEREHLRTRITRAPGHAPDRAFPACAQHPDPEPTSGHPGIRPMA comes from the coding sequence GTGGACGCGCTGAGCCGTGCCGAGTCGGCCGCCCGGACCGGTTACGGGCGGCTCCTCGCCCTGCTCGCAACGTCGTCCGGCGACCTGGCCGCCGCCGAGGACGCCCTGGCCGACGCGTTCGAGCGGGCCGTGCGCACCTGGCCGGAGCGCGGCGTCCCGGCCAACCCGGACGGGTGGCTGCTGACCGTGGCGCGCAACCGGCTGCGCGACGGGTGGCGGTCCGCGCGGGCGCGGCGCACGGTCGCCCTCGACGTCGAGCGGGACGCCCCGGCGCACCTGGACGCGATCGACGTCGACGCGATCCCGGACCGGCGCCTCGAGCTGATGCTGGTCTGCGCGCACCCGGCGATCGACCCGGCCGTGCACACCCCGCTGATGCTGAACACCGTGCTCGGCTACACGGCCGAGCAGATCGGCCGGGCGTTCACGCTGCCCGGGCCGGCGATGGCCACCCGCCTGGTCCGGGCGAAGAGGCGGATCAAGGCGGCCGGCATCCCGTTCCGGATCCCGGACCGGGGCGACCTGCCGGGCCGGATGGCCGCGGTGCTGGAGGCCGTCTACGGCGCCTACGCCATCGAGGCCCCGGCCGGGCTCGGCCCGCCGGTCGAGATCAGCGCGCCGGCCGGGCTCAGCTCGCCGGGCCGGGTCGGCTCGCCGGTCGAGCTTGCCGAGGTGCTGGCGCGGGTGGCGCCGGGCGATCCCGAGGCGCGGGGGCTGGCCGCGCTCGTGCTGCTCTGCGCCGCCCGGGCCGGCGCGCGGGTGGACGCGGCCGGCCGGTTCGTGCCGCTCGCCGGCCAGGATCCGGCCGGCTGGGACCGGCGGCTGATCGCCAGGGCCCACGAGCATCTGCGGGCGGCGCACGCGGCGGGCAGGCTGGGCCGGTTCCAGCTGGAGGCGGCGATCCAGGCGCTGCACTGCACGCCCGGCGCCGACCCGCGCACGCTGCTCGACCTGCACCGGATCCTGCACCGGCTCGCCCCGTCGCTGGGCAGCGGCGTCGCCCTCGCCGCGGTCACGGCGGACACCGAGGGCCCGGCGGCCGGGCTCACGCTGCTCGACACGCTGACGGCCGGGGCGGGCGCGGCGGGCGCGGCAGGCGGGCGGTTCCAGCCGGCCCGGGCGGTCCGCGCCGACCTGCTGCGCCGGCTGGGCCGCGAGGACGAGGCGGCGAGCGAATACGCGGCGGCGACGGCCCTGACCACCGACCCCGCCGAGCGCGAGCACCTGCGAACCCGGATCACGCGAGCACCGGGTCACGCGCCGGACCGCGCCTTCCCGGCTTGCGCTCAGCATCCGGATCCCGAGCCGACGAGCGGGCACCCCGGCATACGTCCAATGGCATGA
- a CDS encoding MFS transporter: MYKSWSAPYAPVLRNARVRRLLPGFATSFLGDGMSAIAVAWLAIEIAPPDRHSMWVSLAIAAYTFPGVIGTFALARLLRRRGGAQLVTWDATVRGLSLGAIAIAAATGVLNIWLLVTLLALSSVLHSWGSAGVFTLLAELLPERDHLPANALLSMFIQTGTLIGPLVAGLLIDWQGAGWVIGLDAVTFLVLAASCRFGAPRRPPAQAGQGPSRATGLRVMLADPRLLWLLLLTFGFYALYGPIEVGLPIYVADYQHAPASQLAWYFTAFGAGAVAGGLAAGYMRDWPLGPTVSGIVIGVGVAFLPLGLGAPTIVAVTSLAVAGFIYAPYGSITVALFQRSTTPDSRAQVLAARSTVMIIASQAGVGLGGVLVTTAGVLDAMLFTAAGTIALGILGAATVSLTRHRTETGEDEPQLTSSARRGPGPRS, translated from the coding sequence ATGTACAAGTCGTGGTCCGCGCCGTACGCTCCCGTGCTGCGCAACGCTCGTGTCCGGCGTCTCCTGCCCGGCTTCGCCACCTCCTTCCTGGGCGACGGTATGAGCGCCATCGCGGTGGCGTGGCTCGCGATCGAAATCGCCCCGCCTGACCGGCACAGCATGTGGGTGTCGCTGGCCATCGCGGCCTACACCTTCCCCGGAGTGATCGGCACCTTCGCGCTCGCCAGGTTGCTTCGACGACGTGGTGGTGCCCAGCTGGTCACGTGGGACGCCACCGTGCGCGGGCTCTCCCTCGGAGCCATCGCGATCGCGGCCGCCACGGGCGTGCTGAACATCTGGCTGCTGGTCACGCTGCTCGCGCTGTCGTCGGTCCTGCACTCGTGGGGGTCGGCGGGGGTGTTCACGCTGCTGGCGGAACTGCTTCCGGAACGTGACCACCTACCGGCCAACGCCCTGTTGAGCATGTTCATCCAGACCGGCACGCTGATCGGCCCGCTGGTCGCCGGCCTTCTCATCGACTGGCAGGGAGCAGGCTGGGTCATCGGACTCGACGCGGTGACCTTCCTGGTGCTCGCCGCGAGCTGCCGATTCGGCGCACCCCGGCGCCCACCGGCGCAGGCCGGTCAAGGCCCCTCCCGAGCCACCGGTCTACGGGTGATGCTCGCCGACCCCCGGCTGCTCTGGCTGCTCCTGCTGACCTTCGGTTTCTACGCCCTGTACGGACCGATCGAGGTCGGCCTGCCGATCTACGTAGCGGACTACCAGCATGCCCCCGCATCCCAACTGGCCTGGTACTTCACGGCATTCGGCGCGGGCGCGGTCGCCGGCGGGCTCGCGGCCGGATACATGCGCGACTGGCCGCTGGGGCCGACGGTCTCGGGCATCGTCATCGGGGTGGGCGTGGCCTTCCTGCCACTCGGCCTCGGCGCACCGACGATCGTGGCCGTCACCTCACTGGCCGTGGCGGGATTCATCTACGCGCCCTACGGCTCGATCACCGTGGCACTGTTCCAACGTTCCACAACACCCGACTCGCGGGCCCAGGTCCTCGCCGCCCGCAGCACCGTCATGATCATCGCCAGTCAGGCCGGGGTCGGCCTCGGCGGCGTCCTGGTGACCACCGCCGGGGTCCTCGACGCGATGCTGTTCACCGCGGCCGGCACCATCGCCCTGGGCATCCTGGGCGCCGCCACGGTCAGCCTGACACGTCATCGCACCGAGACCGGCGAGGACGAACCCCAGCTGACCTCGAGCGCCCGGCGCGGACCAGGTCCTCGGTCATAG
- a CDS encoding type II toxin-antitoxin system Phd/YefM family antitoxin has translation MDETVTVTQARAEFADLMNRAAYGGERIVVTRHGRPIGALISAADLERLERLDREQEAGEGTQIVRLGGGPVGEAGAPSAFGGHGFGLAAHHQPPTGREQR, from the coding sequence ATGGATGAGACGGTGACCGTGACGCAGGCGCGCGCCGAGTTCGCGGACCTGATGAATCGTGCCGCCTACGGTGGCGAGCGCATCGTGGTGACTCGGCACGGCCGGCCGATCGGCGCGTTGATCTCGGCGGCGGACCTGGAGCGCCTTGAACGCCTTGATCGGGAGCAGGAGGCCGGTGAGGGCACGCAGATCGTCCGGCTCGGTGGGGGGCCGGTCGGGGAGGCCGGAGCGCCGTCGGCGTTCGGCGGTCACGGCTTCGGTCTCGCCGCGCATCATCAGCCGCCCACCGGACGCGAGCAGAGGTAG
- a CDS encoding VOC family protein — MRIHVTSILVDDQEQALRFYTGKLGFVTKNDIPISDTDRWLTVVSPQDPDGVELLLEPDGHPAAKPWKEALVNDGIPYTQFLVDDVRAEFERLRGLGVRFVQEPADMGPATTAVLDDTCGNLIQIVQMHQ, encoded by the coding sequence ATGCGCATTCACGTGACGAGCATCCTGGTCGACGATCAGGAGCAGGCGCTGCGTTTCTACACCGGGAAGCTGGGCTTCGTGACCAAGAACGACATCCCGATCAGCGACACCGACCGCTGGCTGACCGTCGTCTCGCCGCAGGATCCGGACGGCGTCGAGCTGCTGCTCGAACCGGACGGACACCCGGCCGCGAAACCGTGGAAGGAGGCGCTGGTCAACGACGGTATCCCGTACACGCAGTTCCTCGTCGACGACGTGCGGGCCGAGTTCGAGCGGCTGCGCGGCCTGGGCGTCCGGTTCGTCCAGGAGCCCGCGGACATGGGCCCGGCCACCACCGCGGTCCTCGACGACACCTGCGGCAACCTGATCCAGATCGTGCAGATGCATCAGTGA
- a CDS encoding ArsR/SmtB family transcription factor has protein sequence MTDPGADVFKALADPTRRKILDELAERDGQTLFEICSRLAMRHQLGSSRQAISQHLDVLIAAGLVTSRREGRYKFHQLDTTPLAHLTDRWKKPEN, from the coding sequence GTGACCGACCCCGGGGCGGACGTCTTCAAGGCGCTCGCCGACCCGACCCGTCGCAAGATCCTGGACGAGCTGGCCGAACGGGACGGGCAGACGCTGTTCGAGATCTGCTCCCGGCTGGCCATGCGTCACCAGCTCGGGTCGTCCCGCCAGGCCATCTCGCAGCATCTCGACGTGCTGATCGCCGCCGGTCTGGTCACCAGCCGCCGCGAGGGGCGCTACAAGTTCCACCAGCTCGACACCACGCCGCTCGCCCACCTCACCGATCGATGGAAGAAGCCGGAGAACTGA
- a CDS encoding globin domain-containing protein — protein MLSDKSRPVVAATLPVVGEHIEEIANRFYAHMFAAHPEFQDGMFNRGNQAEGSQPKALAGSVAVFATTLLADPPQFPERLLTRIAHKHASLGIRPEQYAVVHEHLMWAVGDVLGDAVTPEVAAAWDEVYWLMAYALIHQERGLYSARGVTAERVWRDWRVAQKIRETDDVVTFVMRRIDDRPVKTSLPGQYVSVLATMPDGIRQPRQFSLTRADDGEHRYFAVKRVHGGGKPDGEVSNLLHDAVQPGDELTMSVPYGDVVLDDSGRPVVFASAGIGITPMAGMISHLVAAGSHLDVTVLHADSDERSFPLRRQIADDLARLPKSQLHVWYENDGGTELPVTAAYSGQMDLADLDLPEGAVYYLCGPLPFMKTIRGALMDRGVEPRDIQYEMFGPDLWAADTQ, from the coding sequence ATGTTGTCGGATAAGTCCCGTCCGGTCGTCGCGGCGACGCTGCCCGTCGTGGGCGAGCACATCGAGGAGATCGCGAACCGGTTCTACGCGCACATGTTCGCCGCGCACCCGGAGTTCCAGGACGGGATGTTCAACCGCGGCAACCAGGCCGAGGGGTCACAGCCGAAAGCCCTCGCCGGGTCGGTCGCCGTCTTCGCGACCACGCTGCTGGCCGATCCGCCGCAGTTCCCGGAGCGGCTGCTCACCCGGATCGCGCACAAGCATGCCTCGCTCGGCATCCGTCCCGAGCAGTACGCGGTGGTCCACGAGCACCTGATGTGGGCCGTCGGCGACGTGCTCGGCGACGCGGTCACGCCCGAGGTGGCGGCGGCCTGGGACGAGGTGTACTGGCTGATGGCGTACGCGCTGATCCACCAGGAGCGCGGCCTCTACAGCGCCCGGGGCGTCACCGCGGAACGGGTCTGGCGCGACTGGCGGGTGGCGCAGAAGATCCGGGAGACCGACGACGTCGTCACCTTCGTGATGCGCCGCATCGACGACCGCCCGGTCAAGACCTCACTTCCGGGACAGTACGTCAGCGTGCTCGCCACCATGCCGGACGGAATCCGCCAGCCCCGGCAGTTCAGCCTGACCCGCGCCGACGACGGCGAGCACCGGTACTTCGCCGTCAAGCGGGTGCACGGCGGCGGCAAACCCGACGGCGAGGTGTCGAACCTGCTGCACGACGCCGTCCAGCCGGGTGACGAGCTGACCATGAGCGTGCCGTACGGCGACGTGGTCCTCGACGACTCCGGCCGGCCGGTGGTGTTCGCCAGCGCCGGCATCGGCATCACCCCGATGGCCGGGATGATCTCCCACCTGGTCGCGGCCGGCTCGCACCTGGACGTGACGGTCCTGCACGCCGACAGCGACGAGCGCTCGTTCCCGCTGCGCCGCCAGATCGCCGACGACCTGGCCCGGCTGCCCAAATCCCAGCTGCACGTCTGGTACGAGAACGACGGCGGCACCGAACTGCCGGTGACCGCCGCGTACAGCGGGCAGATGGACCTCGCCGATCTCGACCTGCCGGAGGGTGCCGTCTACTACCTGTGCGGGCCGCTGCCGTTCATGAAGACGATCCGCGGCGCGCTGATGGACCGGGGCGTCGAGCCCCGCGACATCCAGTACGAGATGTTCGGCCCCGACCTGTGGGCCGCCGACACCCAGTGA
- a CDS encoding hemerythrin domain-containing protein, with translation MCEYCGCQAVTAIDELTREHDTVVNMIGEVRAAHAAGDVAGMAAVARRIAAVLGPHTAVEEHGLFPLLAGDFPEQIAALEDEHRRIEAVLDAASGGTPADPAWPRRLLDALEVLREHILKEQDGVFPAALTTLSGDDWDAVDEVRRRQTASAAG, from the coding sequence ATGTGCGAATACTGCGGCTGCCAGGCCGTCACCGCGATCGACGAACTCACCCGGGAGCACGACACCGTCGTCAACATGATCGGCGAGGTGCGCGCGGCGCACGCGGCCGGCGACGTCGCCGGGATGGCCGCGGTGGCCCGCCGCATCGCCGCGGTGCTCGGCCCGCACACCGCGGTCGAGGAGCACGGCCTGTTCCCGCTGCTGGCGGGCGACTTCCCGGAGCAGATCGCGGCCCTGGAGGACGAGCACCGCCGGATCGAGGCGGTCCTGGACGCGGCGTCCGGCGGCACGCCCGCGGACCCGGCCTGGCCGCGGCGGCTGCTCGACGCCCTCGAGGTGCTGCGCGAGCACATCCTCAAGGAGCAGGACGGCGTCTTCCCGGCCGCGCTGACCACGCTGAGCGGCGACGACTGGGACGCAGTCGACGAGGTCCGCCGCCGTCAGACCGCGAGCGCCGCCGGCTGA
- a CDS encoding sensor histidine kinase: MRRWPRSSRTVDAAVAAVACAAAAGRVAVAPVLPADRAPDLTAYLMVLGMGVALLARRRAPAAVLALVGALFFGYHMLEYPGGAPAVPLWVALYTVGAATHRRTGLVVAAVILWVDAQSRMTLTGVGPFDATLDGSTVVFVAALLLGEVVRGRRERITLLAADRDRTLTQRLTEERMSIARELHDVTAHTLAVVTVQAGVAADVIEDDPGQARAALTAVRDAAGEAMAELRAAVGVLRDGSRPDGPVPTLERLPELAAGTGATLIRQGTPRPLPRAVEATAYRILQEAVANAVRHAGGGRVEMIVGYQRDGLSLSVTDGGPGSVTDGGPGSVPVTGSDGGAGSVSDTGSGHSDGHSDGDGFGIRGMTERAQGLGGWLRAGPGPAGGFRVRAWLPG, from the coding sequence ATGCGGCGCTGGCCCCGATCCTCCCGGACCGTCGACGCGGCGGTGGCGGCTGTCGCGTGCGCGGCGGCGGCCGGGCGGGTGGCGGTCGCCCCGGTGCTGCCGGCCGACCGGGCGCCGGACCTCACCGCGTACCTGATGGTGCTCGGCATGGGCGTCGCCCTGCTCGCCCGGCGGCGCGCGCCGGCGGCCGTGCTCGCGCTGGTCGGCGCCCTGTTCTTCGGCTACCACATGCTCGAGTACCCCGGTGGCGCGCCGGCCGTCCCGCTCTGGGTGGCGCTCTACACGGTCGGGGCGGCCACCCACCGCCGGACCGGCCTGGTCGTCGCCGCGGTGATCCTCTGGGTGGACGCGCAGAGCCGGATGACCCTCACCGGGGTGGGCCCGTTCGACGCCACCCTGGACGGGTCGACGGTGGTGTTCGTGGCGGCGCTGCTGCTCGGCGAGGTGGTGCGCGGCCGGCGGGAGCGGATCACGCTTCTCGCCGCTGATCGCGATCGGACACTGACGCAGCGGCTGACCGAGGAGCGGATGAGCATCGCCCGGGAGCTGCACGACGTCACCGCGCACACCCTCGCGGTGGTGACCGTGCAGGCCGGGGTGGCCGCCGACGTGATCGAGGACGATCCGGGGCAGGCCCGGGCGGCGCTCACCGCGGTGCGCGACGCGGCCGGCGAGGCGATGGCCGAGCTGCGGGCCGCGGTCGGGGTGCTGCGCGACGGCAGCCGGCCGGACGGCCCGGTGCCGACCCTGGAGCGGCTTCCCGAGCTGGCCGCGGGCACCGGCGCGACGCTGATCCGTCAGGGCACGCCGCGGCCGCTGCCGCGCGCGGTCGAGGCCACCGCGTACCGGATCCTGCAGGAGGCGGTCGCCAACGCGGTCCGTCACGCCGGCGGCGGCCGGGTGGAGATGATCGTCGGCTATCAGCGCGACGGCCTGTCCCTCTCCGTCACCGACGGCGGCCCGGGATCGGTCACCGACGGCGGCCCGGGATCGGTTCCGGTCACCGGCAGCGACGGCGGCGCGGGATCGGTTTCGGACACCGGCAGCGGCCACAGCGACGGCCACAGCGACGGCGACGGCTTCGGGATCCGGGGCATGACCGAGCGGGCCCAGGGGCTGGGTGGCTGGCTGCGGGCCGGACCGGGTCCGGCAGGCGGTTTCCGGGTACGGGCATGGCTCCCCGGATGA
- a CDS encoding response regulator: protein MAPRMTPDRVRVLLADDETLVRAGFRVLLERTPGIEVVGEARDGDEAIALARAHRPDVVLMDVRMPGTDGLTATRRILADDRLPGVRIIVLTTFELDEYVYAALRAGASGFLLKDLTPDELRHAVRVVAAGDALLAPAVTRRLIARFTTAEPETLPGLETLTAREREVVALVADGLSTEEIAARLRMSRATAKTHTNRAMTKLGARDRAHLVVLAYRHGLAPLP from the coding sequence ATGGCTCCCCGGATGACCCCGGATCGGGTCCGGGTCCTGCTGGCCGACGACGAGACCCTGGTACGGGCCGGGTTCCGTGTCCTGCTGGAGCGCACCCCCGGCATCGAGGTCGTCGGTGAGGCCCGCGACGGTGACGAGGCGATCGCGCTGGCCCGCGCCCACCGGCCCGACGTGGTGCTGATGGACGTGCGGATGCCGGGCACCGACGGGCTGACCGCGACCCGCCGCATCCTCGCCGACGACCGGCTCCCCGGCGTGCGGATCATCGTGCTGACCACATTCGAGCTGGACGAGTACGTCTACGCGGCGCTGCGGGCAGGGGCCAGCGGCTTCCTGCTGAAGGACCTCACCCCGGACGAGCTGCGGCACGCGGTCCGGGTCGTCGCCGCCGGGGACGCGCTGCTCGCCCCGGCCGTGACCCGCAGGCTGATCGCGCGGTTCACCACCGCCGAACCGGAGACGCTGCCCGGCCTGGAGACGCTCACCGCGCGCGAGCGGGAGGTCGTCGCCCTGGTCGCGGACGGACTCTCCACCGAGGAGATCGCGGCGCGGCTGCGGATGAGCCGGGCCACCGCCAAGACCCACACCAACCGGGCGATGACCAAACTGGGTGCCCGCGACCGGGCGCACCTGGTCGTGCTCGCCTACCGCCACGGGCTCGCGCCGCTACCGTGA
- a CDS encoding alpha/beta fold hydrolase yields the protein MHPRPPCRSTHTFAAAGSHLVYDRWDGAARPVLLLHALLFDRTQWWPLAADLAGSCTVVAPDLPGHGETPLPAGLTPDQVAGVLARLVESFGLRRAPIVVGHATSAPLATAFARQFAVHGMLTVDEPAGVVGTGADATAMDAVVAPTGVDAVVAATGVDRVPEQFRSFAEPRRDPVLVAAYRSWLDQPSSRRPVPHAHRPGDDPAPPRFTPLSDPEGLAARIQYLL from the coding sequence ATGCACCCCCGCCCGCCCTGCCGGAGCACGCACACCTTTGCCGCCGCCGGAAGCCACCTCGTCTACGACCGCTGGGACGGCGCCGCCCGTCCCGTCCTGCTGCTGCACGCCCTGCTCTTCGACCGCACCCAATGGTGGCCGCTCGCCGCCGACCTGGCCGGATCGTGCACGGTCGTCGCCCCCGACCTGCCCGGCCACGGCGAGACCCCGCTGCCCGCCGGCCTCACCCCGGACCAGGTGGCCGGGGTGCTCGCCCGGCTCGTGGAGAGCTTCGGCCTGCGGCGGGCGCCGATCGTCGTCGGTCACGCCACGTCCGCGCCGCTGGCCACCGCATTCGCCCGCCAGTTCGCGGTGCACGGCATGCTCACCGTCGACGAGCCGGCCGGCGTGGTCGGCACCGGCGCCGACGCGACGGCGATGGACGCGGTGGTGGCCCCGACCGGTGTCGACGCTGTGGTGGCCGCCACCGGGGTCGACCGGGTGCCGGAGCAGTTCCGGTCGTTCGCGGAGCCGCGCCGCGATCCGGTGCTGGTCGCCGCGTACCGCTCGTGGCTCGACCAGCCGTCCAGCCGCCGGCCCGTCCCGCACGCCCACCGCCCTGGCGACGACCCGGCCCCGCCCCGCTTCACGCCGCTCTCCGACCCGGAGGGACTGGCCGCGCGCATCCAGTACCTGCTGTGA